DNA from Actinomyces sp. oral taxon 897:
ACGAGTGGCAGGCGCAGATTATCGGCCGCACACTGCGCAGCTGGGCCGACGATGTCGAGGAGTGCCGTCAGCAGCTAGCCAGTGCCATTGATGAGGGCGAGCGCCCCAACCCCATGTGGGGCATGGTGGAGGCCATGACGGAAAAAGGGCACAAGATAGACGTGTACGCCGTCGCGGCCGAGTTCGTGCCCGCAAGCTTCGACGCCACCAGCTACTCGGCGCTCGACTTCCTCGACCAGCTCAAGGATGGCGCCCCGCTACCGCCAGCACGCATTATCACCCGAGACGGACGGATCAAACCGCCTCTTGTCGCGGACCGGCTTCTCACGCCGAAAGCCCGGCCGTAACCATCTGCCACCAAGAGCGACCTCTTGGACAATATCAGGCTGGTGGCCACATCCAGACTATGCCCGGCCACAAGATAGAAAGAAGGCTGCGAGCGTAGAGACCGTTATCTCACGATCAGGCCCCGGACGACGCTTTAATAGGAGTGACCGAGAACAATACGTCACCGGAAAGTTTATTCAGGGAGCGTCTGGGGACATTTCCCGGGTGCGATATTATGATGGTCCGCTCCCGTGGTGTGTCATGGATGTGGAATAAACGTTCGCATGAGTTCAGAAGGATTTGGGGCGTCGTCATGACGTATGCCATAGGATTGATCGATGATAAGTTCGACGAGTTGCTCGCCGATTATTCCTGGACTCTGAAGGGCCTGCGACTCACGGCCGAGGAGGTGTCCGAGGGCTGCGACTTTCGTGATAGATGGCGCCCTCTTTCCCTGAATCGCCTTCCCGATGGAGATCTCGTCCGGGTTTGCCGGAATGGTCGGAGGATCGCGTTCGTTCCGGTCGGGGCTCGGGGCCGGGCTCGTTTGGGCCCGGGTGTCCACGTCGGGTCCGGTCGGTGTGCAGGGGTGTCCTCGGCGGGGCCGACCCGGTTGGTGCTGGAGGTGCTGTTGTGGCTGGTGGGGCGGTATAGTGAACAGGGTGTCATGTTACATGTTTGCAAGATGGTGCTCCGACACCGACTTTTCCGCATGACCTGGTTGAAAGTTGGCGCGCGGAGGGCTCTGAGGGCCGTCGATGGCGCTTGGCGTGATTCCGCCACTATGTGCTAGTCTGAGCCCGGTGCTGGCCGGTCCGCAGGGGTGCTCCCGGGGCCGGTGGCGCTCCGGGCCCTCGAAGTGGCGTCATACCGCCACTCTCGGAGGCAGGGGTCAGGGAGCACCACGCACCTGTAGGTGCATTGAGACCTGATGTTTCTGTCGCGTTGGGCATTGATCTTCTCGTCAGGGAGCACCACGCACCTGTAGGTGCATTGAGACGTACTTGTAGACGGGGACAAACCGGGGCTTGCGCCCCGGTCAGGGAGCACCACGCACCTGTAGGTGCATTGAGACCAGAACCCAACGGCCTGCCAAAATGACAGGTGAGGGTCAGGGAGCACCACGCACCTGTAGGTGCATTGAGACCAGGTGAACTTGGACAGCTCCTCGTACTGCGAGGGGTCTAGGGAGCACCACGCACCTGGAAGGTTATTCTGGGGGCGTCTGGGTATGTCGAGTCCTCCTCATCGGGGAAGGGTTCCGGGGCGGGGTCGGTGGGGAGGGCACATTCTGCGTCCGGTTCGCCAGCCCCTGCCCGTCATCCTCCGCGAACGCGCACCTCCCATCTGCGCGTTTGACTGGAGACCTGCGCGCTCGCGGAGAACCGGGGGACTCCCGGCGGGGCCGTCCAGGCGGGCGCCGGACCCGCCGCCCACTGAATAACCTTCACTGACACAGCCGGTCCCTGAGGCGGAACGATCCGCTGCGTCGAATTCGGGCGAGGACGGTGAGGTCCTCGCCCTTCTTGCTGCTCGGCCGCGAATACCATCGCGAGCCGCACGGTCTCCCGGCCGCACGAGGACGACGGTCATCGAGCGGCGATCAGCGCGCCATCCGTGTCGGGTCATTAAGCCTTTCTCATCAGAAGCGGTGGCTTGGAGGCCGGAGTCGGCGCGATGACGCACGATCGTGGTGGGGCGTGTGAGGCTCCCGGGGCTGACCGGGGCGTGGGCCTCTGCGGGGAGGGCGGTCGCGGACCAGGCGGCGGCTGCAGGTGCGGGCCGGGCGGCGGCCGCTGCGGGTGCCCCGAAGACCGCCCCGGCCGCGAAAACGGCGCCCCGGACCCGCGATGCTCCGCCTGGGACGGAGAAGCCGTCCGCGGACCGCCGTTCCCGGCGAGAAGGGCTCAATGGCGGGGATGTGTCCGTCCCCGGGACGTCACGATACGATCTGAACCGCTTCAACGACGAGCGATTGGAACGACATGACTTCTCCCCGCACCAGTCGGGACACGACGCCCCTCGTGTGTCGCGCGCCCGTGAACCTCACCGTCGACCACCTCGCCGCCCCCACCGGCGTCGCCGTCCCCCGCCCGGTCCTGGCCTGGCGGGTTCCCGGGCCCGCACCGGCGCGGGCCTACGAGATCGAGGTGCGCCGCCTCGACCCGGCGACCGGCGCCCCGGCCGACCCGGTCTGGGCGACCGGCCGCGTCGAGGTAGTCTCCCCTCCCATGTCCCCCTGGGTCGCCTACGGCGGCGATCCCCTGGCCTCCGACGCCGACTACGCCTGGCGGGTGCGCGTGTGGACCGCCGGCGCCGCCCCCTCCGCCTGGACGGACTCCGCCTTCTCCACCTCCCTGCTGCACCCCGACTCCGACGTCGTCGCCCCCTGGGTCGAGCCCGCCCAGACCCCGGTCGAACCTGAGCCGCCCATTGACTTCGCGGCCGTCTTCGGCGAGGACGGCGCCGCCCGCGCCTGGGAGCCCGCCGGCCGGCGCCTCCACCCGGTCAAGCTCATCCGTCAGGAGCTCGTCCCGCCCCGGCTGGCAGCCCCGGACACCGCCGAACCGGCCCCCGCCGCCCCGGATACCACCGAACCGGCCCCCGCCGCCCTGACCCGCGCCCGCCTGTACACCACCGCCCAAGGCGTCCTCGACGTCTCCATCGACGGCGCGCCCGTGGGCGACTCCGTCCTCGCCCCGGGCTGGACGAGCTACCACGACTACACCGAGTTCGACGTCCACGACGTCACCGCCGCCCTGGCCTCCCCCGGCCCCCACGTCCTGGGCCTGCGCCTGGCCGACGGCTGGTTCGCCGGGCGCATCGGCGCCCTGGGCGAGTCCGCCCAGTACGGGCGCGTCCTGCGGGCCTGGTGGCAGCTGTCCCTGACGTACGCGGACGGCTCCACCGCCGTCGTCGGCCCCGACGCCACCGCCCGCAGCACCGAGGGCGGCCCGATCCGCTACAGCGACATACTCGTGGGCGAGCGGCGCGACGACCGGCTCGCCGCCGCCGTGGCGGGCTGGGACCGCCCCGGGTTCGACGACGGCGCCTGGGACCGGGTGCGGATCGTGCCCGCCGCGCGCCTGGACCCGCCCACGCGCCTGGAGCCCTTCCGCGGCGAGCCCGCGCGCCGGGTCAGGGCGCTGCCCGTCGCGCAGGTCCTCACCACGCCCGCGGGCGAGACGGTCCTCGACCTGGGGCAGGTCATCGCCGGGAGGCTGCGCCTGGCCGCCGTCGGGCCGGCCGGCACCGAGATCGTCCTGGAGCACTCCGAGCACCTGGCCGCCGACGGCTCCTTCTTCTCCAACGTCGTCGGTCCCAACAAGGACCAGCGCGACGTGTGGGTCCTGGCGGGCACGGGCACGCCCGAGGCGCCGGAGGTCTTCGAGCCGGCCTTCACCTTCCACGGCTTCCGCTACGTGCGCGTCACCGGCTACCCCGGCCGGCTGCGGGCGCGCGACGCGGTCGGCGTCGTCCTGGCCTCCGACCTGCCCGCCACGGGCGGATTCGCCTGCTCCGACGCGCGCCTGACCCGGCTGCACAAGAACGTCGTGTGGTCCCAGCGGGCCAACTTCCTGTGGATCCCCACCGACTGCCCCCAGCGCGAACGCACCGGCTGGACCGGCGACGCCCAGGTCTTCGCCCCCGCCGCCGCGAACAACGCCGAGGTCCACGCCTTCCTGGCCCGCTGGATGCGCAATGTCCGCGCCGACCAGCGCGAGGACGGCTCGGTGATGAACATGAGCCCGTGGCCCCCGCTCATGGGCGCCGTGGAGGGGATCCCCGGGCCGGGCGGGATCGCGGTGTCCGCCGGGTGGGGCGACGCCGTCATCCGCGTGCCGCTGGCCCTGTGGGAGCGCTACGGGGACACCACCGCCCTGGAGGAGAACCTGGGCGCGATGCGCTCGTGGGTCGCCAAGCAGACGCGCGAGGCCGACCGGGAGCTGCCCGAGCGCCTGCGCGCCGAGGCGGGCGGGCCGACCGACGGGTGGGAGCGCCTGAGCGGGGAGGAGGCCGCGCGCCAGCGCCTGCTGTGGAACTCGCGCACGCACTTCGGCGACTGGCTGGCGCCGTCGACCCTCGCCGCCGACGTGCCGCTGCCCATTATGGAGGCGCCCCGGCGCACGGGCGAGTTCGTCGCCAGCGCCTACCACGCCGAGGCGCTGCGCACCCTGGCCCGGGTGGAGGGCGCCCTGGGCCACGAGCGCGAGGCCGCCGGGCTGCGCGGGCGCTGGGAGGCGGTGCGCGGGGCGGTCGCGGCCGAGTACGTGAGCGCCGACGGCGTCGTCTCCTCGGGTCTGCAGGGCGAGCAGGTCCTCGCCCTGGCCTTCGACCTGGTCGCCGACCGGGCGCTGCGCGGTCGGGTGGCCGAGCGCCTGGCCGAGCTGGTGCGCGGGGCCGGGGGCCGGCTGGACACGGGGTTCCTGTCCACGCCCTTCCTCCTGGACGT
Protein-coding regions in this window:
- a CDS encoding alpha-L-rhamnosidase, translated to MNLTVDHLAAPTGVAVPRPVLAWRVPGPAPARAYEIEVRRLDPATGAPADPVWATGRVEVVSPPMSPWVAYGGDPLASDADYAWRVRVWTAGAAPSAWTDSAFSTSLLHPDSDVVAPWVEPAQTPVEPEPPIDFAAVFGEDGAARAWEPAGRRLHPVKLIRQELVPPRLAAPDTAEPAPAAPDTTEPAPAALTRARLYTTAQGVLDVSIDGAPVGDSVLAPGWTSYHDYTEFDVHDVTAALASPGPHVLGLRLADGWFAGRIGALGESAQYGRVLRAWWQLSLTYADGSTAVVGPDATARSTEGGPIRYSDILVGERRDDRLAAAVAGWDRPGFDDGAWDRVRIVPAARLDPPTRLEPFRGEPARRVRALPVAQVLTTPAGETVLDLGQVIAGRLRLAAVGPAGTEIVLEHSEHLAADGSFFSNVVGPNKDQRDVWVLAGTGTPEAPEVFEPAFTFHGFRYVRVTGYPGRLRARDAVGVVLASDLPATGGFACSDARLTRLHKNVVWSQRANFLWIPTDCPQRERTGWTGDAQVFAPAAANNAEVHAFLARWMRNVRADQREDGSVMNMSPWPPLMGAVEGIPGPGGIAVSAGWGDAVIRVPLALWERYGDTTALEENLGAMRSWVAKQTREADRELPERLRAEAGGPTDGWERLSGEEAARQRLLWNSRTHFGDWLAPSTLAADVPLPIMEAPRRTGEFVASAYHAEALRTLARVEGALGHEREAAGLRGRWEAVRGAVAAEYVSADGVVSSGLQGEQVLALAFDLVADRALRGRVAERLAELVRGAGGRLDTGFLSTPFLLDVLVDSGHEAEAWAVLMQEAVPSWLYEVAEGATTIWESWAAVAPDGTVGAMSFNHCALGCVDDWLFRRLGGIAPLEPGYRRVRVAPLTNGPVSWARAHRDTPFGRVEVSWERTAGRAAPGGAGGAGASAGIDRPSAAWASSARTGTAVVGAHSRVRYEIELPAGVSGELMTPDGGVRELRGGRTVEVCAAADTAPAL